TAGCCGATGGACAGGTCCGTCAAGGCCCCCGCTTTCATGAGCGCATAATCCTCTCTCGCCCGTTGCACATCCAGCACCAACTGCGCCTTGACGTACAGGCCCCGGTCGTCCTCACGCAATTCCAGCGGCTTGCCGATCACATCCTTCCAATCGTGCTGGTGGCACACGCGCACCTTGCTTCCGCGCTCCTTCAGCGTCTTGGCGAACGCGCCGCGCTCTACCACGTCGCCGCCCGCATCCACGTTGCCAAAGACGCTAGCATAGCCCTCAAACACGCCCAGGTCGGTCAGCTCCTTTATCTCGAAAGGAACCGTCTTATGTTCCATGCTCTAGCCTCCAATCCACAAATCGCGGCATTCGTCCCGCGTTAGCCGTCTATCCAGTAGTGGCGAGCCGTGATGCGGGCACCTGGGGTGCGCTGGCAATTTGCACCGCCGGTACAGCGCGTCCATGCTGGGATACGGGTTGCCCGCCACATACTCGGCGCAAATGGGGCACTTGGTCGGATACGGCACAACCTCCGCCGCCGCCCGTATCTGCGCGTTGTTCTGCCAGAACGCTTCCTTTGCCGCGTTTATCGCCCAGCTCGTCTCGGTCTCACCGATCATCGGCCCCCGGCTTGCCATGCGCTCCGCTTCCCAGCCATTGAGCCGGTATGCATACACCCAGCGGTTCGCCGTGGGCGTCTCCGCGCCGATCTGCAATATGGCCCGCGCCAGGTCGTAGTTGAAGGTGTTCTCGATGCCCGCCGCCACCTCGTTTATGTGCGTGGCTATCCCCCGCAACGCCGCGCCCTCTCGCAGATAGACGCGCCCAGGGTCGGGGCAGCCGATGTGGATCACCTCTTGCCGGATCGCCTCGCCGTAGTGCTCCATCGTCTCGCGTATCATCGTCTCGCGCCTGACTCGCACGTGGTCCTCGGTGTGCCGCGCTGCCAGGTGGACTAGCCTCTGCACGTCCGTCATTTGGTCCACCAGCGCCTGCCAGTCCAGCGATTTGACCTCGTGCGCGTGGCCCGACGCGCTTATTGGCTCGCTCATTTGCGCTCTGTTGGTTCCGGCGCGTCAAGCGCCTTGCCTTCGCTGGCCGCCTGCCAGGCGTCATCTGAGATGGACAGGATCGCGTTATACGATTGCCAGCGGAACGCCTCGTCTAGCTCGCGCAAGGACTTGGTGTAACGCTGCGCCGCCGTCTGCATCCAGAGCGGCGTCCGCTCCCACTCCCGCGCCTCGTCCAGGTACTCGTCAATCGGTTCGACAATACCCGCCGCGAATTGTTTGGCCGCCTTCGCTGGCTCGGCTTCCTCGTTGCCCGCGCCCTCGTCTGCTGGCAATGTCTGGGGCGGCGGGACCGCCACGGGTGCTGGCTTCTCGTACTTTTCCGCCGCCAGTTGCGGCTTGGCGCTGGATGGCCACAGCAGCACGTCGCCCGCCGGCACATCCTCACGCCCCGCCACGGCCCGGAACTCGTTTACTGTCGCCACGCCCGCCTGCAATTCCTTGAGCGCGAACTCGCGCTTGGCCTGCTCCTCGCGCTGCAACGCCCATACGCCGGTCAGGTCCCAGCGACAGGCTAACCCGCTGCCAAAATCTGGGGCCAGCTCCTCGTCCATCTGGTCAGATAGTTTTTTCCACAGCGGCAATATCTTGCTGTGCCAGAACTGGACCTCCGCCTGCTCATAGTTGCTGTACGTGGCCTTTTCCAGCCCGGCCAGCGCCCCGATTAGAATCGGTGGCACGCCCATCGCCATGCAGATGCGCGTCTCGGAGAGCTGATGCAGGTTGGTCGAATCTATGTTCTCCAGCCGCGAGCCGATCTCCTGGTATGTCGCGCCTTTGCCCAATACGGCCACTCGGCCCCGTCGCTCCCCGCCTTGCCGCTTCTCCCACCGCTCCGCCAGCGCATCGGCTTCCGGGTCTATCAGATATTGCTCCGTGGTCAACACGCCCTGCGGGACCGTGTTGTTTTGGAATAGCAATTTGACGTAGGCCTGCAGGTCTATGTCCACATTGACCTGCCGCGCTGCCACCTGGAGCGGCGATTGCGCGTCGAATGGCGATAGCGGGTTGGTGAACGCAAAGCGCAGCATGTCGGCCTCTGGCACAATCGCCCGCTCCACACCGACCTCGTAGTGATCTATCCCCCGCGCCCCCGGTACCACCTTGACGGTATCCGGGCGCAGCGGCCACAGCGCCACGACGTTACCCCTCGCCGCCCGTTCCTTCTCCCAATAGGACACGCCCGCCAGGTGCATCATCAGGAGCGTCAGCTCCCAAAAGTCGTACTCGGACATCTTCAGGCCGGGGCAGGGATGCATGAGCAAAGCCCGCAGCGGGTGCTTGTCCAGCGCGTCACCGGCGGGGTTGTAGACGCGCATGGTGGCCTCGCTCGCGCAGTTGGCAATGAGCTGCAGGCAGGCGAAAACTAGCTCGCTCTTCTGGTAGCCCTCCTCGACCAGGTTCGCAAAGTCGTGCGGAAACCACCTCGCCGTCCGCTCCCACGGGGCGGTCATAGCGATGTACTCACTTGTCCGCTTAAAGGCTATCCGCAGCCTATCAAACAAAGATGCCATGCCCACCGCCTGTCATGCCGTATCGCAGCGCGTCCACTTATCAAACACGCTGTTGCCGGACGCGTCTTTGGTAAACTCTGCGAGCACAAACTCAAGCCCCTCTGGAATGTCAGGATGCTTCACTCGCAAATACATGGTATGAGCATCGCCCATGCCTATACCCAACACAACGGTATCGGAGGGCAGCGGCAACTCCTGCCAGAACGGAACCCTATCCAATATAGAAACGCGCAGCTTAGCGATACCCATATCACCTCCGCTAGATGTAAATGCCATGCCCACCGCCTATGTATGCCGCCAGGACCACCGCGTCGGCTCTGTCCGGCGAGCGGCCCAAGCGTTTTTTGATGTCCTCTTTGCTCTCTATCTGTATGCCCCTCGCCATCATCTTCCACCGCGCCGCGCACAGGTCAGCGCGCAGCTTCCTGTCCGGCGGCAACGCTATGTCCTCGCCACTGGCCGGGTCCAGCATCTCGCGGAACCGCCAGTAACATTCGGCGCGCTTGTTCAGGAACCCTAGCTGGCCGGACTTGTCCATCGCGTCGCTGCCCTCGGCAAAGTTGACGGGCCGCGTAGGAACGCCCTGCATGGTCAGGATGTCGTATGCCGACGCCCCCACGCCGATCACGTCAATTGACGGTATCACGCTGCCCTCTCGCTGTGCTATCACGATCCGCGCTACGCTCTGGCCATCCGGCGTGTCCTTGCCAGGGTATGCGCGCAATTCGGCGAACCAGTTGGCATAGCGTTTGGCTACCATCGTTTCGTCATCGCCCCCACGCGCCACGTCAACGCCCATTGCCGTCAGGGGCGCGTCCGGCCTTTCGCGTCGCATCCAGCGCTCTTGCGCCTCTATCACCCACCTGGTCGGTATCACCTGCCACGGATCGTCCTCAAAATCGGCTGTGAACGAGCCACCCAATAACTTGCTGCGAAACGGCTCCGGCAATTGCTGCAACCGCGATTCATAGTCGGTTGCCATCAAGTGCGGGTTGTCGCTTACCCGCGCCGGTATGAACGTGCGCGACTTGGGCCGGATCGTCTCGCCCTTCCACTCGAAGGGCTGGCCGTCCTCGCGCTCTTCCTCTTTGCCGTCCAGCATCGCATACCAGCGCAACTCCCCAGGCCGGGCCGGATTCGGATGTTGCGGATCGAGCCACGCGGCCCAATACTGGATCACCCACTCGCCGTCAGCGTCCATCGGCGGGTTGCCAGCGGCTACCACGCGGCAGCGTTGTCTCGTGTCCGTTGTGCGGTTCCAGCCGATCACGTAGGTGTACTGGAACTTGGTAAAGTGCGACAGCTCATCGAACGCCACCAGATCATGTGGACGGCCCTGATACCGCTCCACGTCCGGCTCGTATTGCATCGCGCCGAACTCTAGCTCGCCGCCCCCCGGCAGGTCTCGCCAGATGCTCGCCTGCCCGTTGTAGCTGGCCCTTGTGCCACGCAATAGCTCGCGGCTACGCGCCAGGATGCCCTTGAGCTGCGAATACTCTCGCCGGAATATGATGCTGCGCCTGTGCGCTAGGAGCGCTAGCCCCAGGAGCAGGTCCGTCTTGCCGCCACCCGCCGCGCCGCCGTAAAATAGCTCGTCCGCTCGTGACCAAAAGGCGCTAGTCTGTGGCCCCTCCAGCGGGAGCCACGGCGGGCGGCCCCTCGCCATCACCTCCATGCACACGCGTTCCGAGGGCGACAAACGCTCCCATAACGGCAGCAAATCGCTGCTCATCGGTAACTCGTCCAGCCAAGCTCTCGCCATCGCTCATCACGTCCACCTGCTGCTTCGCCGCCCCGTCTATATGCACATAGAGCCATTTCACCGTCTCTAGCCAGTCTCGCGGCTCGACCACCCAAACGATCCCATTGGGCATGGTAACGCTGCCCGTCGTGACCAGCTCCCACAGCGCGACGGCCATGAACCGCTTGCCGGATATGCGCTTGCCGTCGGGCATGACAACAGAACGGCTGCCCGCTCTCTCCAGGATCGCCGTCATCGCCCTGGATTTCGGCGGGCCGCCACGCGGATTTCCGCTTTGCCCTTTTGTCCATCCGCCCTTGCCCGTCGGATTCGCCATTCTGAACTTGCCCCAACTTGTCACGCAGGTTGACCGGCTCCACCGTCACTCGCAGCACCCGCTCTCGCCATGCCAGCAGCCCAATCGCGTCGGCCATAGCCGATTCGGGGATGTCGAGCTGTATCCGCATACCCTGCTTATCGCCGTATACCTTGATCGCGCTCTGAATGGGAGGGAACGCGGCCTCAAATGTCAGCGGCTTCTCCGTCAATCTCGACCTCCCACGCTAGCCGTTCGGCCTCGGCCTGATCCCATTGCTCTTGCGATAGGCCTCGTTTGCCGCTTCGTCAGCGTAGGGCGCATAAGCCATAAGCGCGTCATCATCCGGCGGCTCTAGCATCTCGCCGATCCATTCCTCAAATGCGTCAAGGCTAATCGCGTCGTTGTCTAGGCTGCGCTCTTCGCGTTGTGCATCTAGCGCCAAGTACTTGAGGTATTCCGGCCAGTCGGCATAGTCCACCCCCGCCACGCCAACGTCATCCTCGCAGGTCTGGCAAAGCCAAAACGGGCGATCAATGACGATCCCGCAGCCGATACAAAGCCGGTCCCCAGCCATAGCACCCTCCTACTACTACTAGTCATTTCAGAGGTGTTTTGTGAAGGTTTTCACATGAGGAATTGCCTAATTCGGAGGATTGCATTCTTGAGGCGATAGCATAGGCTGCGGCGGGTGATTCCGAGGGTCGCCGCCGCCTCTTCTTGTGTATAGCCGTAGTAGCACACCAAAAGGAGCGCCCACCGTTGTTTCTCGGTAAGGCGCTCCATAGCGGCCTGCATGTCTAGCCGCTCATCCACGCTCAATGGCACAGCGTCGCTCCGGTTGTCTGGCTGGCTCTATCGCGCCTCCGTTTCTGTGCCACCTTGCGCCAGTTCTCGCGCTCCGTCGGCGTCATCTGCCGCCACTCTCTCGCCCACGCCTCGATGCGGCGTATGTCCCTAGTCGTTACCGTCGGCGTCATCACTCTCCCTTCTCGGCAGGAACACCGTAAACCCGCGCCCTTGCTGTATGAGACGCACCATGCGTCGTGGTAGATTGGCCACGCGCCTATCGGATAGTGACGGCTACCGTTCATTCCAGCCCCCCGCCGTGGATAGCCATCTCGCGCTCGGCGCTGGTTGTGCCGTCAGGATCGCCGCGCAGGTCCGGCTTGTACACCACGCGCTCGGCGAACTCGCGGGCCTTGCCTGGGTTCCAACCATCCACAGGTTGCAGATAGCCAACTATGCGTGAAAATATGAGGGTTTTCACCCGCCAATGTTCATATGGGTTCACCCCCTGTTTCCCAAGTCTATCGGAATCTCTATCGCTTCCTGAACGTTCCACCCCCGTCTCATCCGCTCCGACAGTGCCGACTTCTTCATCCCGATTATCTCTGCCCATTCGGTCAGGCATCTGGTTTCTCCTTTATAGGTTAGCAAACGGTTGTCCGCCCTATTACGCGATTGCTCTTTTCTGGTCGCCCACCGACAGTTATCGGGCGTGTAATCCCCATCGTTGTCAATGCGCTCCAGCGAGTGCCCCCTTGACGGTTTTGGGTACATATCGCAATAGAATGCCTCAAAGTCATGCCAGCGCTCACAGACCTTTATCCCGCGCCCCCCATAGCGGTGATATGCGTGATGGTTCGGATTAACGCACCGCTGAACCATGCCAGTCCAGACGCCATATGCATCCGACCTCCACAACCCATGCTTCGTCACCACGTCACGATGATAGCAACCGCAACTAGTCGTAGCGCCACGGGTTAGCCCATCCGCCCTCACCGTAACCTCATTGCCACAATCACAACGGCAAAGCCAGTAGATATGCCTTGCTCTATTCGGAGCGCGCCCAGTCACAGTTAGCCGCCCGAATCGCTGCCCTGTTAGGTCTCGAAAGCTACCCTTCATCTCTCACCTCACACGGAACTCGCCGCTCTTTGACCGCTTGCTCGCTCATTCTCTATGCGCCTCCATCGTTGTTTTCTTGCGCTCTCCGTACCGCCTGCTGTGCAACGCGCCGATAGGTATCGAGGTACTTCTTTATGTCATCCATAGCAGCATCCACTACCGCCATCTGACTGATGGCCGTCATGATCGGCTCTTCTGGCCCGGAATCGCTGGCCTCCGATCGGCATATATCCCCCATAATCGGAACCAACGCGCTGAACAGCTTTCCGAACAAACGAGTCAGCTCATCGTTCCCATGCGAGCAATCATAGCCAGCCATCTCTATTTGCCAGTCCACATAGCCGTTGACGTTGTAAGACCCAAACTCACCGCTCATCTCGGCTCTCCTGTCGTGCTCGTTGTGTTTGTCCACGTCACCCGCCACGGCGACGGCTCGCATGGCACATACACCGGATACGGATACCCGCCCACAGGCCGCGCCTCTAGCGCCTCGATGCGACGGCGCAGATTGATAACAGTATTCTCAATCTGACACACCGCCCGCTCCAGCTCATCATGGCTCTCCTGCGCAGCCTTGCGCCGCGCCTGTAGCTCCCTGGCGATTTGCGCCAGTTCGGACACGGGGATACCCCCAATTATCCAGCCCGACGTTACCTCCATCATGCGGCACATCGCCTCTAGCCGCTCGTCGCTGATCTCGCTCATCTCTCACTCGCCTCCAGGCATTCTATGC
The nucleotide sequence above comes from bacterium. Encoded proteins:
- a CDS encoding HK97 family phage prohead protease; translated protein: MEHKTVPFEIKELTDLGVFEGYASVFGNVDAGGDVVERGAFAKTLKERGSKVRVCHQHDWKDVIGKPLELREDDRGLYVKAQLVLDVQRAREDYALMKAGALTDLSIG
- a CDS encoding DUF5681 domain-containing protein → MANPTGKGGWTKGQSGNPRGGPPKSRAMTAILERAGSRSVVMPDGKRISGKRFMAVALWELVTTGSVTMPNGIVWVVEPRDWLETVKWLYVHIDGAAKQQVDVMSDGESLAGRVTDEQRFAAVMGAFVALGTRVHGGDGEGPPAVAPAGGATD
- the nrdD gene encoding anaerobic ribonucleoside-triphosphate reductase encodes the protein MPDRMGRDNRDEEVGTVGADETGVERSGSDRDSDRLGKQGVNPYEHWRVKTLIFSRIVGYLQPVDGWNPGKAREFAERVVYKPDLRGDPDGTTSAEREMAIHGGGLE
- a CDS encoding phage portal protein — encoded protein: MASLFDRLRIAFKRTSEYIAMTAPWERTARWFPHDFANLVEEGYQKSELVFACLQLIANCASEATMRVYNPAGDALDKHPLRALLMHPCPGLKMSEYDFWELTLLMMHLAGVSYWEKERAARGNVVALWPLRPDTVKVVPGARGIDHYEVGVERAIVPEADMLRFAFTNPLSPFDAQSPLQVAARQVNVDIDLQAYVKLLFQNNTVPQGVLTTEQYLIDPEADALAERWEKRQGGERRGRVAVLGKGATYQEIGSRLENIDSTNLHQLSETRICMAMGVPPILIGALAGLEKATYSNYEQAEVQFWHSKILPLWKKLSDQMDEELAPDFGSGLACRWDLTGVWALQREEQAKREFALKELQAGVATVNEFRAVAGREDVPAGDVLLWPSSAKPQLAAEKYEKPAPVAVPPPQTLPADEGAGNEEAEPAKAAKQFAAGIVEPIDEYLDEAREWERTPLWMQTAAQRYTKSLRELDEAFRWQSYNAILSISDDAWQAASEGKALDAPEPTERK
- a CDS encoding terminase family protein; this translates as MARGRPPWLPLEGPQTSAFWSRADELFYGGAAGGGKTDLLLGLALLAHRRSIIFRREYSQLKGILARSRELLRGTRASYNGQASIWRDLPGGGELEFGAMQYEPDVERYQGRPHDLVAFDELSHFTKFQYTYVIGWNRTTDTRQRCRVVAAGNPPMDADGEWVIQYWAAWLDPQHPNPARPGELRWYAMLDGKEEEREDGQPFEWKGETIRPKSRTFIPARVSDNPHLMATDYESRLQQLPEPFRSKLLGGSFTADFEDDPWQVIPTRWVIEAQERWMRRERPDAPLTAMGVDVARGGDDETMVAKRYANWFAELRAYPGKDTPDGQSVARIVIAQREGSVIPSIDVIGVGASAYDILTMQGVPTRPVNFAEGSDAMDKSGQLGFLNKRAECYWRFREMLDPASGEDIALPPDRKLRADLCAARWKMMARGIQIESKEDIKKRLGRSPDRADAVVLAAYIGGGHGIYI